The proteins below are encoded in one region of Gopherus flavomarginatus isolate rGopFla2 chromosome 12, rGopFla2.mat.asm, whole genome shotgun sequence:
- the LOC127032769 gene encoding HLA class II histocompatibility antigen, DR alpha chain-like has product MGAGRGVPMAQLALLTLLALPGAGAVTGDHMHSQVNFYQRTDQSQRGSGEYMQDFDHEEMFYVDLERKETVWRLPDFSKFTSFEAQGALSNIAVLKNNLEILIKRSNHTRAENVPPEVTMFPEDPVELGEPNVLICFVDKFFPPVLSVTWLKNGQEVTEGVSETDFYPRPDYSFRKFSYLPFLPSQGDFYDCRVEHWGLPEPFTKHWEAQVPTPVPETTETLVCALGLAVGIVGIIVGTILIIKGMKMNAARNPRGPL; this is encoded by the exons ATGGGCGCAGGACGGGGCGTCCCcatggcccagctggccctgctcaCCCTGCTGGCCCTGCCGGGTGCCGGGGCAGTGACAG GGGACCACATGCACTCTCAAGTGAATTTCTACCAGCGCACGGACCAGTCCCAGCGGGGGTCGGGTGAGTACATGCAGGACTTCGACCATGAGGAGATGTTCTATGTGGACCTGGAGAGGAAGGAGACCGTCTGGCGCCTGCCTGACTTCAGCAAGTTCACCAGCTTCGAGGCGCAGGGCGCCCTGAGCAACATCGCCGTGCTGAAGAACAACCTGGAGATCCTGATCAAGAGGTCCAACCACACACGGGCTGAGAATG TGCCCCCTGAGGTGACCATGTTCCCTGAAGACCCCGTGGAGCTGGGCGAGCCCAACGTCCTGATCTGCTTCGTGGACAAGTTCTTCCCACCGGTGCTCAGCGTGACGTGGCTGAAGAATGGGCAGGAGGTGACCGAGGGCGTCTCCGAGACCGACTTCTACCCCCGCCCAGACTACTCTTTCCGCAAGTTCTCCTAcctgcccttcctccccagccAGGGCGACTTCTACGACTGCCGAGTGGAGCACTGGGGGCTGCCCGAGCCCTTCACGAAgcactggg AAGCCCAAGTGCCCACCCCTGTCCCCGAGACCACAGAGACCCTGGTGTGCGCCCTGGGCCTGGCCGTGGGCATCGTCGGCATCATCGTGGGCACCATCCTCATCATCAAGGGGATGAAGATGAACGCCGCCCGCAACCCGCGGGGCCCCTT ATAA